AATTTCCTCTTTTCCTTGGAACTGATTGTCCAGTggtattagtttttatttcacgGACTGTTTTTGCTCATAAAGAGGATTTCGGTGAGTagctgtttgcttttgtttaatgTAATTGAGTGATGGACATATATTTAAGCTTATGGTGGCTCTGCGTCAGGAAAATAAAGGAAGGTGAAGCTGACTGTAGTTAGCTAAGGTTAGCTAACACTAACGGTAATGTTACCCGGTGAAGTCAGGCATCCAGGTtagctctgtctgtctttaaaaattaaaatctttAGTGTCGCCGTTTATGCCATTTTGACAGATCTTGCTTGTAATGTTAACTAACGTCATGTCGTTTGATAGATTCGCATCATAACAGTGAACACCGGTAGACAAACGTCCAAGACTGTTGCTATGAATACACAGTTTCTATCTAtccagctagctaacgttagagGTAACGTTACCTTTGGTAACAATGTGGGTTACCTCTAACTGTAACGTTAACCAGCTGACATTAATGTTGAGTAATTTATACCCAGCAGTGAATGATCTTTAGATGGCCCCCAAAATATGTTAGGTAAAGAAGGTGGCTAATGTCTGGCTTGTTTTACCTTGCACTGCATGTGTGATTTTACTGAACAAAACATtaccagaatcagaatcagaatcagaaatactttattgatccccgtagggaaactctttgttccagtagctcttctttacgtcagtgcacacaggagaaaacgatattatacactataaacaggtcagaaataaattaagtaacatgttggtataagtataagataaactaagtgtcgagtaccaagtgggtttactggtagatggtgaagtacagtataaatacaatgtcactaattatgtaataaataatagtaaaagcggaggtgcatgtactgtcgagagtaattgaggtatatccgtaacagtaataagaaaaactaacaagggaaaactaatattgcacttgagtagtaaacagaatattgcacaattattattaagatgtaatgctcaatgtccagtttagtgacctagggtcaaacagactaatccttagagggaggagttaaatagtttgatggccacaggcaggaatgacttcctgtggcgctctgtggtgctctttggtgggatgagtcttccgctgaaggtgctcctttgtttagccagcacgtcatggggcgggtgggagacactgtccaagatggcgtgtagtttggccagcatcctcctctctgacaccaccgccagagagtccagctccacccccacaatgttactggccttacggatcagtttgttcagtctgtttgcgtccgctacctttaacctgctgccccagcatgcaacagcatacaggatagcactggccaccacagactcatagaacaatCCACTCCACTCCGAACTCCAGTGTTGTTCCCATGTTTGTTTCCATTACAATTATCTTGTGATTAATTTTCAAACGGCCTTCTTCTACAGCTGGAATCCATGTGCATATAAGTGCAAGTCTTTTTTTCAATGTATCATAGATAAATTAATGtagaaaatcattttcatttttatttcctaatcctgattttatttcatttcccTTTTTGTCTTCCAGAGTGTCTTTTATGAGTAATCAAAGGCAGCAGAAGCCTACGCTAACAGGCCAGCGTTTCAAAACCCGAAAAAGAGGTGAGAAACTTGAAGGCATCACACAGTTCTGCATGCTACACAATTAAAGCTATCTTGTTTGGGTAGTCCATGGAGAACAGCTGCTTGATTGTCTTCCAGCTTTTCATATTACTGGCCTTTCTGTCCAGCACCTCACCTGCTTACAATCACAGGAAAGGATTGTAAGGTTTGATTTGATAAGGTTGATGCCTATTTGTTCACTGACTAGATAGTCAACTTAATTGCCACTTTGTATACTAAAGAAAGGTGTCAGGCACCAAAACATGTTGtggcaaataaatgtagtttaggggtgttgtttttttcactgccACTGAAGAGTAGTCACACACAGTAACCTAACATAAATGTGTTGTCCTATTGAAATGCAACTTATGCAAGGAAGAGAATATGTTCATGACCTGAGTATGGGTTTGGATATCATGTCTTTTACAATGTCATGAGGACATAAGTAAGTGGCAGGGATAAACTCAAGTAAATATGTCTTTTCAACAGATGAAAAGGAGAGGTTTGACCCTTCCCAGTTTCAGGAAAGCATCATACAAGGTCTGAACCAAACTGGCACGGATTTGGAAGCTGTCGCAAAGTTCCTTGATGCCTCTGGTGCCAAGCTTGACTACAGACGCTATGCTGAGACTCTATTCGACATCCTTGTGGCTGGTGGAATGCTGGGTAAGAGGCAGGACtgtttcatatttgttttgcctttacaaaaaacatcttaaaaagtAGCAAGAAGGCCTTTTTTTTGTGGAATTATCAGTTTGAAGGTGATAAATTCAGACCATTGTACATCAGAGTAATAGTATCGAGGAAAACCTTTAATATTCTTCATTCGGTTTTATGCAACTATAGACACAAAATCATGCAAAGTAAAGCAACTCTTTGGAGGTATGAAGAATAATacttaaaacacaaaattaagaAAATCTGTTTCCTTTCAGCCCCTGGGGGTACCTTGTCAGATGACGTGACCTGCACTGAGTTCTGTCTCTTCAAAGCACAGGAGGACATGGAGACCATGCAGGCATATGCACAGGTAAATACCATTAAATTTAGTTATCAAGTTATCACAGGGAAGTTAAGAATCAAATCTATTGGTACAAATAATGAAACATggtttgtgtttccttttttaggtttttaacAAGCTCATCAGGCGTTACAAATACTTGGAGAAAGGGTTTGAGGAGGAGATTAAAAAGGTTTGTCTTTTACTAAAGGCATCTTTACAGGAACACATAGTTCCTGTCCAGGTCAATTTTCTGAATTCATGACTATTTTGTTCAAATCAAAATTATAAATGCATGTCTGACTCAATTCAGCCTACAAGattgtgtttatatgtttgCTCTTTGccagctgttgctgtttctCAAGGGCTTCACAGAGTCTGAGCGCAACAAGCTGGCCATGCTAACAGGAATTCTGCTGGCCAACGGCAATCTCTCTGCATCCATTCTTAGCAGCCTCTTCAATGAGAACCTAGTCAAAGAAGGTACCTACTTCTGGCTGTGCCTAGCTGTGTTGTTTTGCAGATAATGTCTGCAAGtagaactgaaataaaataattaaatctgaAGAGGGGGGAGAATCATCTCGTAGCTTCAAATTAATCttgaaaaacaatataaacCAGTATTTGTACCTCTTTCAtacctgtgattttttttttttttttttttaaaacaatatccTCTTCGGTTGTTacattttctctcactctctctcccaaCATCTGTATATTTAAAATGCATAGTGTATAGTCTTCTCAATGATTTCCTAACAATTATCACACATTTTAAGGATATATGTGAAAATTAACAGATTTACATCTTAATGTGAGCCTGCTTGACAGTTATTAGTTTATAAGTAGAAGAGGGATAAGCAATTATGCCAACAAGTGCTGAGACAGAAACCAGACACTACCCCCAGAACAATTCATTAATTAGCACACTTTCAGATATTTGGAAGTAAGGAGTGAAATCCTTGTTTAGTCCATTGTTTAAAAAGCTGCGAACTAGACATTCCACAATTTCCCCATCCCAAATCTAGTGCAGACTGCACATAATGGAGCAATGAAACAAGTATCGAAACCAGTCTATGTTTCTGAGTTGTATATAATGGAACAGCAGTAGATGCCTACAGTCATGTCTTATATCAGTGGCATCTGAGAAAGCTGCATCAAGCATATAAAACGCTGTTTAACCCTCACAAGTATAGTAAACATTATCCTTTGCAATTCCAATGATGAGAGCATTTGAAATCATTGACtacacaaattaaacatttgggGAAATCTTCATAAACCATTTTAGCTATTGTTAGTTGACAGTCACAAATGCACGCAAGTTGATGGCTTACAAACTGACACACCAAGCTACCCTCAAAGAACTAGTGTCAACAAAGAGCAACTGATCAAACTATAGTCcaaccaatactggatttttgcagctaatactaatattaatatttgagagtttaaaaaaaaatctgataacaatCTATCGGCTagtatttacatatatttacataaatgcGTAactaaattaacatttttgataagCATCCCATAAATTGGTAAACTAAGAATTGTGACAAAGATATGTActaagtgggacattttacagttgaaaaataaactttgtcATTGCTTTCTGATGGACAAATTATGTAACAGAGAGAATGTTTCTCAACTacttcaaacatatctttggcttttCCGTACTGCAACTTCGGCCGACGTGCCGATACCAGGATATCTGCAATAAACATGCTTTGCCCAACATCACTTCAAGATAAAAGTTGCACTTAAACCCACCACAAAGACTTCGCGAAGACGACATACACGTACGTTTTACACCTGCGTGAGAGGAAATAATTAGTTACTAGTCCTAATATTCCtaatccaaaaaacaaaacctgaagaCCCAGCATTattgaaagacaaaataaactaGCCTATCATTTCAGTGAATATGTTTAAATGGTGTCATTAGATGCTCATGAATTTATAATTTCTGAAAAAAGATGCAGATAGCACTGTGAAGTTTAGCTTTGCTTTGACCTGGCATTGTCAGCCACATGTCTTTTACTTgtcaaaagggaaaaaatgagAAACTATGGCTGATGGACGGCTTCAGCCCATGGTGCCCGTTGCTCACCATTTGGCCTAGGACCCTTAAACCCCTATGATAGATGGAAGGGAGCTGTTGTCTATATCACATTTGCTAACTATGTCTCTGAAATGATGTTCACTAAAatcatattgtattttgtttagaTATAGATGCATATTAAATAAACCTGTGGTCCAAACTAATTTTGTTGACtacatcattgttttttttgttttttaaggcaTTGTTCCTGTTAAAACCTGTGTAATCGCATCCTGTGGAGTTGTTTACCAATGTATTACTCAGCCTTAACTTTATCCTGGCAGGTCTGTTAGCAACAGCTGACACATCTTTTATGCATTTGTTCAGGTGTTTCGGCATGCTTTGCTGTAAAACTCTTCAAATCCTGGCTTTCTGAAAAGGACATCAATTCTGTTTCTGCCAGTCTCCGAAAGGTTGGCATGGACAACAGGCTCATGGTGAGAATGACATCTCAAATACATAAAACTTTACAAGATGATGCATTATGCTTCCCAATGCAGTAACGGCCAACAGTCTGTCCGTGCACTCTAAAtaagattgtttgtttgagaataaatgaataatctgCATGCATTTAACAGAGTTCCAAGCTACAGTGGCATCAAGTACTCAGACAATTAATGAACAAAAGCTTCTTAATTGCTGAACATTTATTCGATTCAACATTTGACTGTGTGCTTCTTCAGGAGCTGTTCCCTGCCAACAAGCGCAGTTGTGAGCACTTCTCGAAGTACTTCACAGACGCTGGGCTCAAGGAGCTTTCAGACTTTGCCAGAAATCAGCAGTCCATAGGTGCTCGGAAGGAGCTGCAGAAAGAGCTTCAGGAGCAGATGTCACGTGGGGACCCCCTCAAAGATGTAAGCCTTGCTAGTTTTTCAGATCCTTTTACATTAACTGAGTCCCTTTTTATGTATCACACCACTGAGGGTAGCATTTAAGATTGCTTTCTTCTTAACCTCGGCCCCCTTTTTGTCTTGAGGAGCGCTGGAGAAAAGGATGCAGCGAATCAATGACAAGTTACTGAAATTCACTCAACCTGAATATATTAGCCTCTGTATCCTGCCAGGGTTTTCATACCTCCAGACTTAAGCAGGATTTGATAAGCAATAAGCCTCAGCATATGCTGGCCATGGTTTGCCTGCTTTGCCAATAATGTGTGTTCCATCTCTGGGCTCGGATCTTACAGATCATCGCCTACGTCCAAGAGGAAATCAAGAAGAACAACATCTACGAGCAGACGATGATTGGACTAATTTGGTCCAGTGTAATGAGCTCCGTGGAGTGGAACAAGAAGGAAGAGCTAGTCACAGAACAAGCCATCAAACTTTTAAAGGTGACAACTCTGTTACATGGCTCTGCTGTTTCTTGACTCTGTGGTAGTCATGACAACACACTTGGAAATGAGAGATCTAAAGAAACTTACGGATGTCACTCTTAAATTGCGCCTTAAAGATGTTTCAAAGTCCAGGCTGCTTTAGGCTTTGGACTTTGCAGAGAAGATAACTGATTTACTAACCCAAAGCCATTCCACTGGCTAAGTGAAAGTAATGTAAGAAATCTGAATGTTTTTCTCCCACCTCCCACCCACCCCTTGTGTGAATATACGATTTATGTACAACTGTAAGTctaatttctcacattttttacaTTCTCAGCAATACAGCCCACTGTTGAAGGCTTTTACCTCCCAGGGCCTCTCTGAACTTACTCTCCTGCTGAAGATCCAGGAGTACTGTTACGACAACATCCACTTCATGAAGGCCTTCCAGAAAATTGTTGTACTGCTCTACAAAGGTAAGTTATTTGTGTCCATAAGGCCCCTTTTTCCATCCTCACATTTGtggaaaaaaagttaattttatagTGGGAAGCTACGTAAGCATGTGTGAATGATGCCAGATGGCCAGAGATTATAGCCAACAGTTTGTCTTGATTGATGCCGTCAACCTGCCAGgagacatttgtttttcaagcaCCTGCGGACACATTGGTGCTGGCGTCATGTTGAATTGAATTTttattcaggatgtccttgttttttgttgttttttttttttaaaagcggATGTCTTGAGTGAGGAGGCAATTCTGAAATGGTACAACGAAGCCCACCTAGCCAAAGGAAAAAGCGTTTTCCTTGAACAGATGAAAAAGTTTGTTGAATGGCTCAAGAACGCAGAGGAAGGTAAGCacttcagtctctctcttttttttcttttttttttcttttttttttctttttttttgtctttgtcagtcTGTGTTTTTGGTTCTACCTCCCACAGCCACGggttgccaaaaaacacatcatgGGTGTGTGCTGAATAACAAACAGATGTAACGGTTTTATCCCCTTTATTCTgcgtctttttttctgtcccaCTTCTAGATGTATATGACATTGGTGGTGAAGCTTAGTGTGCATCAATGTTTAAGCATAGTGCTGActgatgtttccttttttccagAGTCCGagtcagaggaagaggaggcagacTGAGGACCTCTAGCTATAACTAccattttcatttgtatgtttACATCAGCATAGCATCAGATGCAGTAGAACGATTTGTAACAAAAGTCTGTCAATATTTCGTTTTTTCCTGTTCTATTCCCTACCTCCTCACATCTAGTTGAACTGTAATGTAAGGGCtttcatattgtttttattttcaacatggtTTCTGTCAGAATCAGTACTCTTTATACCTTAAGGAGCTGATCACATTTAGCTAAAAAGATCAACACCCCTTTCATGTAACAAAGGGGGACTTTTCTTTGGATAGATGGTTCCCTTTAAAATTAGCCAGTATGGGGGCATATTTCT
This Siniperca chuatsi isolate FFG_IHB_CAS linkage group LG12, ASM2008510v1, whole genome shotgun sequence DNA region includes the following protein-coding sequences:
- the LOC122885032 gene encoding basic leucine zipper and W2 domain-containing protein 1-A-like, producing MSNQRQQKPTLTGQRFKTRKRDEKERFDPSQFQESIIQGLNQTGTDLEAVAKFLDASGAKLDYRRYAETLFDILVAGGMLAPGGTLSDDVTCTEFCLFKAQEDMETMQAYAQVFNKLIRRYKYLEKGFEEEIKKLLLFLKGFTESERNKLAMLTGILLANGNLSASILSSLFNENLVKEGVSACFAVKLFKSWLSEKDINSVSASLRKVGMDNRLMELFPANKRSCEHFSKYFTDAGLKELSDFARNQQSIGARKELQKELQEQMSRGDPLKDIIAYVQEEIKKNNIYEQTMIGLIWSSVMSSVEWNKKEELVTEQAIKLLKQYSPLLKAFTSQGLSELTLLLKIQEYCYDNIHFMKAFQKIVVLLYKADVLSEEAILKWYNEAHLAKGKSVFLEQMKKFVEWLKNAEEESESEEEEAD